Sequence from the Nocardia cyriacigeorgica GUH-2 genome:
GCTGCACGACGCTCGGGGTCGCCGGGGTGCTGGTCACCCACCGAGCGTATCCCCGGGGCATCGGGCAGGGTCAGGGGTGCAGGGTAGGGCGGTAGACGAGTTCCTGGATGTTGCCGTCGAGGGTTCGGGATTCTATGAGCTCCAGGTCGAAGTCGTCGGCACCGTCGAAGATCGAATCGTCGCCGGTCTTGCCGGTGATGACGGGGAAGATCGTCACCTGGAGGCGGTCGACGAGACCGGCCGCCATCAGCGCGCGGTTCATCGACAAGCTGCCGTGCGAGCGCAGCGGCACGTCCGATTCCTCCTTGAGCCGGGCGACGACATCGACGGCGTCACCGGGCACCACGGTCGCATCCGGCCAATCCAGCGGCCCGGTCAACGTGTTGGACACCACCGTGGCCGGCAGGTTCCACATCCGGCTCACCCACGGATCTTCCACCTCCTCGACCCCGGACGCCAGCAGTTCGGTGAAAGTGCGATAGGTGTTGGCACCGAACACCATCCGCTGGTCGGTGTTGTACAGCGAGAGACGATGTTCGAGCAGCTCAGGGCCTTGTTTGCCCCAGTATCCACCCCAGTCGCCACCGTTCACGCCGCCGTAGCCGTCCAGGCTGGAAAAAACATCGAAGGTGTAGGTGGTCGTCATGATCGCTCCTCGGTGCCGGTCGGTCTGCTCTTGTGGATTCAGACGGGACACCGCAGTGGAATTAATCGCCGATCACCGCTTGCGCGCTTCGATGAGGAACCGCGACGAGTGCGCGATGAACGGACCCTCGGTCTCGATCTTGTCGTGCAGTTCGCGGAGGCGATCGTGGTAGGCGGCGACGGTGAAACCCGGCACCATCCAGATCACCTTGCGCAGGAAATAGATCACCGCGCCCACGTCGAAGAACTCCATGCGCAGGCGTTCGGCGCGCAGGTCGGTGACGTCCAGGCCGGCTGCCTCGGCGTCACGGCATTCGTCGTCGGGATGGCGTTTGCGGCGGATGTCCTCCGGCTGGGGGCCGAGGAAATACTCCACCAGTTCGAAAACGCTGGCCGGGCCGACGTGCTGGGCGAGGTAGGTGCCGCCGGGCTCGAGGACCCTGGCGATCTCACTCCACCACACAGTAGCCGGATGACGGCTGGTGACGAGGTCGAAGGCGGCATCGGCGAAGGGCAATGGTGGTTCGTCGGGGTCGGCGACCACCACGACGCCGCGCGGGCGCAGCAGCCGCGTGGCCTTGGCCAGGTTCGGCGGCCACGACTCGGTCGCCGCCATCACCGAGGGCAGTTTCGCCGCGCCGGCCAGCACCTCACCACCGCCGGTCTGGATGTCGAGCGCCGCCGTCGCCTCGGCGAGCTTGCCGCTCATCACCCGCTGATAGCCCCAGCTCGGCCGCTGTTCGGTGGCGCGACCGTCCAGCCAGGAGAAGTCCCAGCCCGCCACCGGGGCGGCATTCGCTTCGGCCACCAACTCCTCGAACGTTCGCCGCATACCAGCATCATTCACGGTGCGCACGCATGGAGCGACACTATTAGCCCCTGAGCCGGCACTCGACCCGGCGTGTGCACGGTTCCCAGCAACCTCCCAGCCGAGGCGCAGGGTGGCCCCAGCGTGGGCCATGAGTGTGGGCGCATGACCGAAATCGTGGCCGTCGC
This genomic interval carries:
- a CDS encoding class I SAM-dependent methyltransferase, with the translated sequence MRRTFEELVAEANAAPVAGWDFSWLDGRATEQRPSWGYQRVMSGKLAEATAALDIQTGGGEVLAGAAKLPSVMAATESWPPNLAKATRLLRPRGVVVVADPDEPPLPFADAAFDLVTSRHPATVWWSEIARVLEPGGTYLAQHVGPASVFELVEYFLGPQPEDIRRKRHPDDECRDAEAAGLDVTDLRAERLRMEFFDVGAVIYFLRKVIWMVPGFTVAAYHDRLRELHDKIETEGPFIAHSSRFLIEARKR
- a CDS encoding dihydrofolate reductase family protein; this translates as MTTTYTFDVFSSLDGYGGVNGGDWGGYWGKQGPELLEHRLSLYNTDQRMVFGANTYRTFTELLASGVEEVEDPWVSRMWNLPATVVSNTLTGPLDWPDATVVPGDAVDVVARLKEESDVPLRSHGSLSMNRALMAAGLVDRLQVTIFPVITGKTGDDSIFDGADDFDLELIESRTLDGNIQELVYRPTLHP